A genomic stretch from Pomacea canaliculata isolate SZHN2017 linkage group LG2, ASM307304v1, whole genome shotgun sequence includes:
- the LOC112558192 gene encoding signal peptidase complex catalytic subunit SEC11A, producing MSGMLNFDFLDDVRRMNKRQLYYQFLNFGMIVSSALMIWKGLMVVTGSESPIVVVLSGSMEPAFHRGDLLFLTNYKEEPIRVGEIVVFKIEGRDIPIVHRVLKVHEKEDGSVKFLTKGDNNSVDDRGLYAPGQLWLDKKDVVGRARGFVPYVGIVTILMNDYPKFKYAILICLGIFVLVHRE from the exons ATGAGTGGAAtgttaaattttgattttctgGATGACGTACGTCGTATGAATAAGCGACAG TTATATTATCAGTTCCTCAACTTTGGCATGATTGTTTCCTCAGCACTGATGATATGGAAGGGGCTTATGGTGGTCACTGGCAGTGAGTCACCAATAGTTGTTGTTTTGAG TGGTAGCATGGAGCCAGCATTTCACAGGGGAGACCTTCTCTTTCTTACCAACTACAAAGAAGAACCAATTCGGGTAGGGGAGATAGTTGTCTTCAAAATAGAGGGTCGTGACATCCCAATTGTACATCGTGTCCTCAAAGTACATGAGAA GGAAGATGGGTCAGTCAAGTTTCtgacaaagggagacaacaactCTGTTGATGATCGTGGGCTGTATGCTCCAGGACAACTGTGGTTGGATAAAAAAGATGTAGTTGGACGAGCAAGAGG GTTTGTGCCTTATGTTGGCATTGTCACCATACTCATGAATGACTATCCAAAATTTAAG tatGCCATTCTCATATGCTTGGGGATCTTTGTGCTTGTTCACCGAGAATGA